The Leucobacter chromiiresistens genome has a window encoding:
- a CDS encoding heparan-alpha-glucosaminide N-acetyltransferase domain-containing protein has product MFSLPGLSENSGIVSPASRLRAQIARLGPPARIAGVDLARGLAVIGVFAAHLAVISPLEWSDPGTWSGLVEGRSAVLFAMLAGVSLGIVSVAAERRRLASAVPAPAPLFGLRTQLLLRGVLLWLLGIWLDDLEVPVYVILPAYGALFVLAIPFTRLAPRALFAISAALALGAPFAVQWIDDAVARSDGPLAVEESLRLIAWNYPLPLWLAFLLCGMAAGALLMRSRRYAWPLLGAGVLLAVLGYGVVGSIARAAEGAEARAFSDGAGAWWVAALSDAPHGSGVGEALGSGGFALAVTGAAVLLCLTPLRWIALPLRAVGSMPLTAYVVHISIWAVWIAVETARDPGLDPSAGFRDLDPFWPTTAGVIAGCTLWALTVGQGPLEWLLGRITKAPARWHRP; this is encoded by the coding sequence TTGTTCTCGCTTCCGGGCCTGAGCGAGAATAGCGGCATCGTCTCTCCCGCGTCCCGTCTCCGAGCGCAGATCGCGCGACTCGGGCCTCCGGCGCGCATCGCGGGCGTCGACCTCGCCCGCGGGCTCGCCGTGATCGGCGTGTTCGCGGCCCACCTGGCGGTGATCTCGCCGCTCGAGTGGAGCGACCCCGGCACCTGGTCGGGCCTGGTGGAGGGGCGCTCGGCGGTGCTCTTCGCCATGCTCGCGGGGGTGTCGCTCGGCATCGTCTCGGTCGCTGCGGAGCGCCGCCGGTTGGCGAGCGCGGTCCCGGCACCGGCGCCGCTCTTCGGGCTGCGCACGCAGCTGCTGCTGCGCGGCGTGCTGCTCTGGCTGCTCGGCATCTGGCTCGACGATCTCGAGGTGCCGGTGTACGTGATCCTGCCCGCCTACGGAGCGCTGTTCGTGCTCGCGATCCCCTTCACGCGGCTCGCCCCGCGGGCGCTCTTCGCGATCTCCGCGGCGCTCGCCCTCGGGGCGCCGTTCGCCGTGCAGTGGATCGACGACGCGGTCGCCCGCAGCGACGGCCCGCTCGCGGTCGAGGAGTCGCTCCGCCTCATCGCGTGGAACTACCCCCTGCCGCTGTGGCTCGCGTTCCTGCTGTGCGGCATGGCGGCGGGCGCGCTGCTCATGCGCTCGCGCAGATACGCGTGGCCGCTGCTCGGGGCGGGCGTGCTGCTCGCCGTGCTCGGGTACGGAGTGGTCGGGTCGATCGCGCGCGCCGCAGAGGGCGCCGAGGCGCGCGCGTTCTCAGACGGCGCGGGCGCATGGTGGGTCGCCGCGCTGAGCGACGCCCCGCACGGCTCGGGCGTGGGCGAGGCGCTCGGCTCGGGCGGGTTCGCGCTCGCGGTGACGGGCGCCGCGGTGCTGCTGTGCCTCACGCCCCTGCGCTGGATCGCGCTGCCCCTCCGCGCCGTGGGCTCCATGCCGCTCACCGCGTACGTCGTGCACATCAGCATCTGGGCGGTCTGGATCGCGGTCGAGACCGCCCGCGATCCGGGGCTCGACCCGTCGGCCGGGTTCCGGGACCTCGACCCGTTCTGGCCGACGACCGCGGGCGTGATCGCGGGGTGCACGCTGTGGGCGCTCACCGTGGGGCAGGGCCCGCTCGAATGGCTGCTCGGCAGGATCACGAAGGCGCCCGCGCGCTGGCACCGCCCGTGA
- a CDS encoding DUF429 domain-containing protein → MLTAGVDLAAERTGTALAVVEWGDARAELQHLQLGVDDAQIVETMPRVAQLGIDCAFGWPDEFVSFVAAHAARDRDATPPDGGIAWRRTLAYRATDRDVRERTGRWPLSVSTDRLGLTAMRCAGLLARLEESGADVDRSGAGDVVEVYPGATLRHWGFATMGYRAHAERRERLLGEIGAAAPWFDVYAFRDLMVASADAFDAVIAALAARSSATGRSTPPPPELLDRARREGWIALPNVGLPELLAGR, encoded by the coding sequence ATGCTGACAGCCGGAGTCGACCTCGCCGCGGAGCGCACGGGTACCGCGCTCGCCGTGGTCGAGTGGGGTGACGCTCGCGCCGAGCTGCAGCACCTGCAGCTCGGCGTCGACGACGCGCAGATCGTCGAGACCATGCCGCGCGTCGCCCAGCTCGGGATCGACTGCGCCTTCGGATGGCCCGACGAGTTCGTCAGCTTCGTCGCGGCGCACGCCGCTCGAGATCGCGATGCCACGCCGCCCGATGGCGGGATCGCCTGGCGCCGCACGCTCGCGTATCGGGCGACCGACCGCGACGTGCGCGAACGGACCGGGCGCTGGCCGCTGAGCGTCTCCACGGATCGGCTGGGGCTCACCGCGATGCGGTGCGCCGGACTGCTCGCCCGTCTCGAGGAGAGCGGGGCCGATGTCGACCGCTCCGGCGCGGGCGATGTGGTCGAGGTCTACCCGGGCGCGACGCTGCGGCACTGGGGGTTCGCAACGATGGGATACCGTGCGCACGCGGAGCGCCGTGAGCGGCTGCTCGGCGAGATCGGCGCAGCGGCGCCGTGGTTCGACGTCTACGCGTTCCGCGACCTGATGGTCGCTTCGGCCGACGCCTTCGACGCGGTCATCGCCGCGCTCGCGGCGCGCAGCTCGGCGACCGGACGCAGCACACCGCCCCCGCCGGAGCTGCTCGATCGGGCGCGCCGAGAGGGGTGGATCGCCCTGCCGAACGTGGGTCTGCCCGAGCTGCTCGCGGGGCGCTGA
- a CDS encoding methionine/alanine import family NSS transporter small subunit has protein sequence MTTGALIMMVLSIGILWGGLAWSILRLRKHPDVSGVGEDD, from the coding sequence ATGACCACCGGCGCACTCATCATGATGGTGCTCTCCATCGGCATTCTCTGGGGCGGCCTCGCCTGGTCGATTCTGCGCCTGCGCAAGCACCCCGACGTCAGCGGAGTCGGCGAGGACGACTGA
- a CDS encoding sodium-dependent transporter: MTESVQTSAPERETWGRRSAFIIAAISSAVGLGNIWRFPGVAYENGGGAFLIPYLVAFLTAGLPILFLDYAIGHKYRAAPPLAFKRLNRKAEPLGWWQVGVSFLILTYYAVIIAWALGFVWFSFGRQWGDDAVGFFTGDYLQLADAPGVTLDFVPAVLVTLLIVWIAAIVVMSLGLRRGLDRANRITLPLLVIVFVIIVIYAMTLPGAWDGINQFFEPDFAALAHPGVWLAAYGHIFFSFSIAFGIMLTYSSYMKRRSDLAGSGLVVAFANCGFEILAGIGVFAALGFLAYTQNVQIDDLEGLSGVALAFMTFPTLLSEMPAGAVMGVLFFGSLVLAGFSSLLSIYQVVTGSLQDKTGWSTRRVAVTVGLAAGIPSVLLFGTTSGLNVLDVLDAFVNNIGVTGSAVATLVLVAWVFRAVPSLRAHLNALSSLKLGRVWTLAVSAVTPVILAVILVRGVTEYLTAGYGGFPTWFITTIGWGAIALLAVFSFAMSYRAYRRSDATSFVPDEPDRLRTEMTDLITEARETSAQRRTTGGTR, translated from the coding sequence GTGACAGAATCAGTGCAGACCAGCGCCCCCGAGCGCGAAACGTGGGGCCGCAGAAGCGCCTTCATCATCGCCGCCATCAGCTCGGCCGTCGGCCTCGGCAACATCTGGCGATTCCCGGGAGTGGCCTACGAGAACGGCGGCGGCGCCTTCCTGATTCCCTACCTCGTCGCCTTCCTGACGGCGGGCCTGCCGATCCTCTTCCTCGACTACGCCATCGGCCACAAGTACCGCGCCGCGCCGCCGCTCGCGTTCAAGCGGCTCAACCGCAAGGCGGAGCCGCTCGGCTGGTGGCAGGTGGGTGTCTCCTTCCTCATCCTGACCTACTACGCCGTGATCATCGCCTGGGCCCTCGGCTTCGTCTGGTTCAGCTTCGGGCGCCAGTGGGGCGACGACGCCGTCGGGTTCTTCACCGGCGACTACCTCCAGCTCGCCGACGCCCCCGGCGTCACCCTGGACTTCGTGCCCGCCGTGCTCGTCACCCTGCTGATCGTGTGGATCGCCGCCATCGTCGTGATGTCGCTCGGCCTGCGACGCGGCCTCGATCGCGCGAACCGCATCACGCTGCCCCTGCTCGTGATCGTATTCGTGATCATCGTGATCTACGCGATGACGCTGCCCGGTGCCTGGGACGGCATCAACCAGTTCTTCGAGCCCGACTTCGCGGCGCTCGCGCACCCCGGCGTCTGGCTCGCGGCCTACGGGCACATCTTCTTCTCGTTCTCGATCGCCTTCGGCATCATGCTCACGTACTCGTCGTACATGAAGCGGCGCAGCGACCTCGCCGGGTCGGGCCTCGTCGTCGCGTTCGCGAACTGCGGCTTCGAGATCCTCGCGGGCATCGGCGTGTTCGCCGCCCTCGGCTTCCTCGCCTACACCCAGAACGTGCAGATCGACGACCTCGAAGGTCTGAGCGGCGTCGCGCTCGCCTTCATGACGTTCCCCACGCTGCTCAGCGAGATGCCCGCCGGCGCCGTCATGGGCGTGCTCTTCTTCGGGTCGCTCGTGCTCGCCGGGTTCTCATCGCTGCTCTCGATCTACCAGGTGGTCACCGGCTCGCTGCAGGACAAGACCGGATGGTCGACGCGCCGCGTCGCCGTGACGGTCGGCCTCGCCGCGGGCATCCCGTCGGTGCTGCTGTTCGGCACCACCTCGGGCCTGAACGTGCTCGACGTGCTCGACGCCTTCGTGAACAACATCGGCGTGACCGGCTCGGCCGTCGCCACCCTCGTGCTGGTCGCCTGGGTGTTCCGCGCCGTGCCGAGCCTGCGCGCGCACCTCAATGCGCTCTCGTCGCTGAAGCTCGGCCGGGTCTGGACGCTCGCCGTATCGGCGGTCACCCCCGTGATCCTCGCCGTCATTCTGGTGCGCGGCGTCACCGAGTACCTCACGGCGGGCTACGGCGGGTTTCCGACCTGGTTCATCACGACGATCGGCTGGGGCGCCATCGCCCTGCTCGCGGTATTCTCGTTCGCGATGAGCTACCGGGCGTACCGCCGCAGCGACGCCACGAGCTTCGTTCCCGACGAGCCCGACCGGCTCCGCACCGAGATGACGGACCTCATCACCGAGGCCCGCGAGACGTCCGCGCAGCGACGCACCACTGGAGGAACGCGATGA